In one Bosea sp. RAC05 genomic region, the following are encoded:
- a CDS encoding autotransporter assembly complex protein TamA, with translation MRSWRRTGSAVALTGTCALALMAALRPAPVQAFDLSSLDLFGLFTKKDEPPAVTAATLPYRLDFDLGGADDAKALTRTLQDASLLYRLRADAPPDGETLARRMAADLNPLVDALWSQGYFNAEVALVVDGVALRVGAEPDARLVRALESHRNREPVPITATIRPGPVFALRQVDVAERGASGAPAIADPLKVSRLKPGDPATSASLRSARAALVDHLRAQSRPLARVVELRPVVDHAARVMDVTYVVEPGPVAGFGTVSVAETGDIPPAVIRSFIYLEPGDPYSPKALTDTRKSIATVPAVASVRIREAERLDAAGNLPIFVEVTERPKRLLGFSARYSTIDGPAVKTYWEHRNLFGGAERLRLEGDLFLAPRIDGTKITTFEDFERSDLGGRFAVSFLKPALGGSRYDWLLDGVATRQRVGTNRFGGYTARYGNVTTAIQRRFSDTFSVQAGLEVERGQTSDVLGQVDYTLVGIPLSVKYDSTDSLLDATRGIRATASVAPYPTFLGSTVGIIQSKASFSTYYALDEDARYVLAGRVGLGSIAGADLDEIPATRRFYAGGGGSVRGYAYRTLSPLGPLNRLTGGRSLFEASLEARIKITDTIGVVPFFDAGTAFEGSVPDFKQRLQMAAGLGLRYYTAIGPIRVDVAAPLNPRKGDKPVSLYVSIGQAF, from the coding sequence ATGCGGTCGTGGCGGAGAACAGGCAGCGCGGTCGCGCTGACAGGAACCTGTGCGCTCGCCCTGATGGCCGCCCTGCGGCCGGCGCCGGTGCAGGCCTTCGATCTGTCGTCGCTGGATCTGTTCGGCCTCTTCACCAAGAAGGACGAGCCGCCGGCGGTGACGGCTGCGACGCTGCCGTACAGGCTCGACTTCGATCTCGGCGGCGCCGATGACGCGAAGGCGCTGACGCGCACGCTGCAGGATGCCTCGCTGCTCTACAGGCTCCGCGCGGACGCCCCGCCCGATGGCGAGACGCTGGCGCGCCGCATGGCGGCGGACCTCAACCCGCTGGTCGATGCGCTCTGGTCGCAGGGCTATTTCAATGCCGAGGTCGCGCTCGTGGTCGACGGCGTGGCGCTGCGGGTCGGCGCCGAGCCCGATGCCAGGCTGGTCCGCGCCCTCGAATCGCACCGCAACCGCGAGCCCGTGCCGATCACCGCCACGATCCGGCCAGGCCCCGTCTTCGCGCTGCGCCAGGTCGATGTCGCCGAGCGTGGCGCGTCCGGCGCACCCGCCATCGCCGATCCGCTCAAGGTCAGCCGGCTCAAGCCGGGTGACCCCGCGACCTCCGCCTCGCTGCGTTCGGCGCGGGCGGCGCTGGTCGATCATCTGCGCGCCCAGTCGCGCCCGCTCGCCAGGGTCGTCGAGCTGCGCCCGGTCGTCGACCACGCCGCGCGCGTCATGGACGTCACCTATGTGGTGGAGCCTGGCCCCGTCGCCGGCTTCGGCACGGTCTCGGTCGCAGAGACAGGGGATATCCCGCCCGCCGTCATCCGATCCTTCATCTATCTCGAGCCGGGCGATCCCTATTCGCCGAAGGCGCTGACCGACACCCGCAAATCCATCGCCACGGTGCCCGCCGTCGCCTCCGTGCGCATCCGCGAGGCCGAGCGGCTGGACGCCGCCGGCAATCTGCCGATCTTCGTCGAGGTCACCGAGCGGCCCAAGCGCCTGCTCGGCTTCTCGGCGCGTTACTCCACGATCGACGGCCCGGCGGTGAAGACCTATTGGGAACACCGCAACCTCTTCGGCGGGGCCGAGCGCCTGCGGCTGGAGGGCGACCTGTTCCTGGCGCCCCGCATCGACGGCACCAAGATCACCACATTTGAGGATTTCGAGCGCTCCGACCTCGGTGGCCGCTTTGCCGTCAGCTTCCTCAAGCCCGCGCTCGGCGGCAGCCGCTATGACTGGCTGCTCGACGGCGTCGCGACCCGCCAGCGCGTCGGGACCAACCGCTTCGGCGGCTACACCGCCCGCTATGGCAACGTCACCACCGCGATCCAGCGCCGCTTCAGCGACACCTTCTCGGTCCAGGCCGGCCTCGAGGTCGAGCGCGGCCAGACCAGCGACGTGCTCGGCCAGGTTGACTACACCCTGGTCGGTATCCCGCTCTCGGTGAAATACGATTCGACCGACAGCCTGCTCGACGCAACCCGCGGCATCCGCGCCACCGCCTCGGTCGCTCCTTATCCGACCTTCCTCGGCTCGACCGTCGGGATCATCCAGAGCAAGGCCAGCTTCTCCACCTATTACGCGCTCGACGAGGACGCCCGCTACGTGCTCGCCGGCCGCGTCGGGCTCGGATCGATCGCGGGCGCCGATCTCGACGAGATCCCCGCCACGCGGCGCTTCTATGCCGGCGGCGGTGGCTCGGTGCGCGGCTATGCGTATCGCACGCTCTCGCCGCTCGGCCCGCTCAACCGTCTGACCGGCGGGCGCAGCCTGTTCGAGGCCTCGCTCGAGGCGCGCATCAAGATCACCGACACGATCGGCGTGGTGCCCTTCTTCGATGCCGGCACCGCGTTTGAGGGCAGTGTGCCCGACTTCAAGCAGCGCCTGCAGATGGCTGCGGGTCTCGGCCTGCGCTACTACACCGCGATCGGGCCGATCCGCGTCGACGTCGCCGCGCCGCTCAACCCGCGCAAGGGCGACAAGCCCGTCTCGCTCTATGTCAGCATCGGGCAGGCCTTCTGA
- a CDS encoding translocation/assembly module TamB domain-containing protein, producing the protein MRTLLTSLRPLTLRLVLPALLLLAGVLAFAPFGGFAQNAQTDRGVVADLISKALSSDTSQVSIGAVNGALSSDVEIRDIVLSDRDGPWLRLDRVRLIWTRSALLLRRLDIDRLEIGKLELLRRQAPQPAGAAPPSDQPILPELPLKVIVRAFQLNELALGEPVIGVAARLGATGSATLGPPSEGLDLKLAARRLDAGGQFDVSIAFVPDTTRLQLAVKLDEPAGGLISKVAGLPGEPPVTLDLGGDGPLDSFGSTLIFNAGPTIGARGDARLDRSGAERKLDLALDARIEGLMPAPVAPVFAGSTRLDGSVGFADAGGIDIRNMALVSALARLDVLGRYTADRQLDLRVTAAARPNAEGKTVAAGTEIGKLAFDATIKGPVAGPTIVATLDAQQARLPAGGFASLGLTFNATPTGTIGEAGTRISLTADGQAAGITLADRALARAVGERVTFTLRGVAQDDGTADFETLRLAMSGVELDYRGKAGNARILGRLQAVLPDLARLSGLAGRPLAGRAEFGAEIDATPRRNDYGATLSGRGDRLATGDARLDRLLAGKLTLDGRVRSLAGDLTVSGLKLAGEHAAITAEGGIARQASDLKLALSMPDLKRADPRLSGRGDVTAQITGPRDRLDATARIAVANATALARPIPRLAIDAVIKDLQGALDTRLTLAGEIDSKPATGTLALMRLPGDGWNLSALDLAIGSVRLNGALTLDPASRAEGRLTLAARNLDDLSALALTKLGGQFDADIRLAVVEGRQNLDLTAKGARLAGPSVAIDRLDATAAARDVYGRPQLDASLAIDRAVVAGEAISAIRFESKGAPDASAFTLSAAARGFALNGAGRLVPGEPLSLELASFEARRDGKRIALANPASLRFPAGGVEIANLALAIDGGRLTLSGRVGERLDLDLAAGKIPLSAVRILAPGLDLSGTLEAQAKIGGTAAAPTGPWSVKVARLVTPETRRAGLPSVEIAASGALNGDVTSVDAQVDAGRGASLTLRGTAPLNASGGLDLAARGRVDAALANPLIGAQGQRVTGAVALDLRAAGSPSAPRLSGTATLTGGSFTDVIQGIRLTAVEARIAAQGENLTIERASASTPNGGTLSASGRIALDPAAGFPGQIRVQGNRAQLVSSDIVTAVANLNLELAGPLAQRPRIGGRVDVLSLDVAVPDRLPATLRPVDGIKHVRPTGTAAARLAAQKRAARPAARGARPVPAFDAALALTVAAPNRVFVRGRGIDAELGGQLRVGGTLAAPQLDGGFELRRGRLSVLSQRLDFSRGRLTFAGGTLPELDFVAETRAGDVTARVVVTGPADQPAFAFTSDPDLPQDEVLSRLLFARASGSLSPFQALQLAQTAAQFAGGGGDDSFERLRKSLGVDNLDIGVGAGGPTIGVSRYISDNVSVGVKAGARPEDTGVSVNIDVTRRLKLQAETNAEGGAAVGVGAEWEY; encoded by the coding sequence ATGCGGACCTTGCTCACATCGCTGCGGCCCCTGACGCTTCGGCTGGTCCTGCCGGCCCTGCTGCTTCTCGCGGGCGTGCTCGCCTTCGCGCCCTTCGGCGGCTTCGCCCAGAACGCCCAGACCGATCGCGGCGTCGTCGCCGATCTGATCTCCAAAGCGCTCTCCAGCGATACCAGCCAGGTCTCGATCGGCGCGGTCAACGGCGCGCTCTCCTCGGATGTCGAGATCCGCGACATCGTCCTCTCGGACCGGGACGGCCCCTGGCTGCGGCTCGACCGCGTGCGCCTGATCTGGACGCGCAGCGCGCTGCTGCTGCGCCGCCTCGACATCGACCGGCTGGAGATCGGCAAGCTCGAGCTGCTGCGCCGCCAGGCGCCGCAGCCGGCCGGTGCCGCGCCCCCGAGCGACCAGCCGATCCTGCCGGAACTGCCGCTCAAGGTGATCGTCCGCGCCTTCCAGCTCAATGAACTCGCGCTCGGCGAGCCGGTGATCGGCGTCGCCGCGCGGCTCGGCGCCACCGGCTCGGCGACGCTGGGGCCGCCGAGCGAAGGGCTCGACCTCAAGCTCGCGGCACGCCGCCTCGATGCCGGCGGCCAGTTCGACGTCAGTATCGCCTTCGTGCCCGACACGACGCGGCTCCAGCTCGCCGTGAAGCTCGACGAGCCCGCCGGCGGGCTGATCTCGAAGGTCGCCGGCCTGCCGGGCGAACCGCCGGTCACGCTCGATCTCGGCGGCGACGGCCCGCTCGATTCCTTCGGCTCGACGCTGATCTTCAATGCGGGCCCGACCATCGGCGCGCGCGGCGATGCCCGGCTCGATCGCAGCGGGGCCGAGCGCAAGCTCGATCTCGCGCTGGATGCCCGCATCGAGGGGCTGATGCCGGCCCCCGTCGCGCCGGTCTTCGCCGGCTCGACCCGCCTCGACGGCTCGGTCGGCTTCGCCGATGCCGGCGGCATCGACATTCGCAATATGGCGCTGGTCTCGGCGCTGGCGCGGCTCGACGTGCTCGGCCGCTACACCGCCGATAGGCAGCTCGACCTGCGCGTCACCGCCGCCGCCCGCCCCAATGCGGAGGGCAAGACCGTCGCCGCGGGCACCGAGATCGGCAAGCTCGCTTTTGATGCCACGATCAAGGGCCCCGTCGCCGGGCCGACCATCGTCGCCACGCTCGACGCGCAGCAGGCCAGGCTGCCGGCTGGCGGCTTCGCCAGCCTCGGCCTCACCTTCAACGCCACGCCGACGGGCACGATCGGCGAAGCCGGCACGCGCATCAGCCTCACCGCCGACGGCCAGGCCGCCGGCATCACCCTGGCCGATCGCGCGCTGGCGCGTGCCGTCGGCGAGCGTGTCACCTTCACCCTGCGCGGCGTCGCCCAGGACGATGGCACGGCCGATTTCGAAACGCTGCGGCTGGCGATGTCGGGCGTCGAGCTCGACTATCGCGGCAAGGCCGGCAACGCCCGCATCCTCGGCCGCCTCCAGGCCGTGCTGCCCGATCTCGCGCGCCTGAGCGGCCTGGCTGGTCGCCCGCTCGCCGGCCGCGCCGAATTCGGCGCCGAGATCGACGCCACGCCCCGCCGCAACGACTATGGTGCGACGCTGAGCGGGCGAGGGGACCGCCTCGCCACCGGCGATGCCCGGCTCGACCGGCTGCTGGCCGGTAAGCTGACGCTCGACGGCCGGGTCCGGTCGCTAGCGGGCGACCTCACGGTGTCCGGCCTGAAGCTGGCCGGAGAGCACGCCGCCATCACCGCCGAGGGCGGCATCGCCCGGCAGGCCTCCGATCTGAAGCTCGCGCTGTCGATGCCCGACCTCAAGCGCGCCGATCCGCGTCTCTCGGGCCGCGGCGACGTGACCGCGCAGATCACCGGCCCGCGCGACCGGCTCGACGCCACCGCCCGCATCGCGGTCGCCAACGCGACAGCGCTCGCCCGCCCGATCCCGCGGCTGGCCATCGACGCGGTGATCAAGGATCTCCAGGGCGCGCTCGACACCCGCCTGACACTCGCCGGCGAGATTGATTCCAAGCCCGCCACCGGCACGCTCGCGCTCATGCGCCTGCCCGGCGACGGCTGGAACCTGTCGGCGCTAGATCTCGCCATCGGCTCGGTGCGCCTGAACGGCGCGCTGACGCTCGATCCCGCCAGCCGCGCCGAGGGCCGCCTGACGCTGGCTGCGCGCAATCTCGACGATCTCTCGGCGCTGGCCCTGACCAAGCTCGGCGGCCAGTTCGACGCCGACATCCGCCTCGCCGTCGTCGAGGGGCGCCAGAATCTCGACCTCACCGCGAAGGGCGCCAGGCTCGCCGGCCCCTCGGTCGCGATCGACCGCCTGGACGCGACCGCCGCCGCGCGTGACGTCTATGGGCGCCCGCAGCTCGATGCTTCGCTCGCCATCGACCGCGCCGTCGTGGCCGGCGAGGCGATCAGCGCCATCCGCTTCGAGTCGAAGGGCGCCCCCGATGCGAGCGCCTTCACCCTGAGCGCCGCCGCGCGCGGCTTTGCCTTGAACGGCGCCGGCCGGCTCGTGCCCGGCGAACCGCTCAGCCTCGAACTGGCGAGCTTCGAGGCGCGCCGCGACGGAAAGCGCATCGCGCTCGCCAATCCCGCCAGCCTGCGCTTCCCGGCCGGGGGCGTCGAGATCGCCAATCTCGCCCTGGCGATCGATGGCGGCCGCCTGACCCTGAGCGGGCGCGTCGGCGAGCGCCTCGATCTCGATCTCGCCGCCGGCAAGATTCCGCTCTCTGCCGTCCGCATCCTCGCGCCGGGGCTCGACCTTTCCGGCACGCTCGAGGCGCAGGCGAAGATCGGCGGCACAGCCGCGGCGCCGACCGGGCCGTGGAGCGTCAAGGTGGCGCGCCTGGTGACGCCGGAGACGCGCCGGGCCGGCCTGCCGTCCGTCGAGATCGCGGCGTCCGGCGCGCTGAACGGCGATGTCACGAGCGTCGATGCACAGGTCGACGCCGGCCGCGGCGCCAGCCTCACCCTGCGCGGCACGGCCCCGCTGAACGCGTCCGGCGGGCTCGACCTCGCGGCGCGCGGGCGGGTCGATGCCGCGCTCGCCAATCCGCTGATCGGCGCGCAGGGCCAGCGGGTCACCGGCGCCGTCGCGCTCGATCTGCGCGCGGCCGGCAGCCCCTCGGCCCCGCGCCTGTCGGGCACCGCCACCCTCACCGGCGGCAGCTTCACTGATGTGATCCAGGGCATCCGCCTGACGGCGGTCGAGGCCCGCATCGCCGCGCAGGGCGAAAATCTCACCATCGAGCGCGCCAGCGCCAGCACGCCCAATGGCGGCACGCTCTCCGCCAGCGGCCGCATCGCGCTCGATCCCGCGGCCGGGTTTCCCGGCCAGATCCGGGTCCAGGGCAACCGCGCGCAGCTGGTCTCCAGCGACATCGTCACCGCAGTCGCCAATCTCAATCTCGAACTCGCCGGGCCGCTGGCGCAGCGGCCGCGAATCGGCGGGCGCGTCGATGTCCTCTCGCTCGACGTCGCCGTGCCCGACCGGCTGCCCGCGACGCTGCGCCCTGTCGACGGAATCAAGCATGTCCGCCCGACTGGCACCGCCGCGGCCCGTCTCGCCGCGCAGAAGCGCGCCGCCCGGCCGGCCGCCCGCGGCGCCAGGCCGGTGCCCGCCTTCGATGCGGCGCTGGCGCTGACGGTCGCGGCCCCCAACCGGGTCTTCGTTCGGGGCCGTGGCATCGATGCGGAACTCGGCGGCCAGCTGCGCGTCGGCGGCACGCTGGCGGCGCCGCAGCTCGATGGCGGCTTCGAACTGCGCCGCGGGCGTCTCTCCGTGCTGAGCCAGCGGCTCGACTTCAGCCGTGGTCGTCTGACCTTCGCGGGCGGCACCCTGCCGGAACTCGATTTCGTCGCCGAAACACGCGCGGGCGACGTCACAGCCCGCGTCGTCGTCACCGGCCCGGCCGACCAGCCCGCCTTTGCCTTCACCTCCGATCCGGACCTGCCGCAGGACGAGGTGCTCTCGCGCCTGCTCTTCGCGCGTGCCTCGGGTTCGCTGTCGCCCTTCCAGGCGCTGCAGCTGGCGCAGACGGCGGCCCAGTTCGCCGGCGGGGGCGGGGATGATTCCTTCGAGCGGCTGCGCAAGTCGCTCGGTGTCGACAATCTCGACATCGGCGTCGGCGCGGGCGGGCCGACGATCGGCGTCTCGCGCTACATCAGCGACAATGTGTCCGTCGGCGTTAAGGCCGGGGCGCGGCCGGAGGACACTGGCGTCTCCGTCAACATCGACGTGACGCGCCGTCTCAAGCTGCAGGCGGAGACCAATGCCGAGGGCGGCGCGGCCGTCGGCGTCGGCGCCGAGTGGGAATACTGA
- a CDS encoding porin — MKLVKSLLLGSAAGFAAVAGAQAADLPSRKAAPVEYVRVCSAYGAGFFYIPGTETCLRVGGRVRAEYTVGTRYGEGQDAYGTRSRGRLNVDARTATAYGTLRTFFRYELTVSSGFYAGTIGGNQGIIAPGQARNGQGGPGTASNLDLAFVQFGPITAGRAQSFFDFYANDFGFSTLRTADSRLNLLAYTATFGSGFSATVSLEDRNTGTGQRENGVVSPLGTAAVLGQDFPDVVASLRVDQGWGSAQLSGAITQRNISNTGPLFNASKDEMGFAIQGGVKINLPMLAAGDVLFLQAAYADGALGYLGWGGQFGSGRQTTAVAGNQLVINDFGVSAFGNTKSATGWSIVAAFRHFWTPQLRTEIYGSYSELSLGYTLAAQAVPGVVSRPLDPKEMILAGNLIWSPVSGLDIGLEVIYTRTELKQAVLAANNAGARPVLAAGGRLVKSDDAVAARFRIQRDF, encoded by the coding sequence ATGAAGCTCGTTAAGAGCCTCCTCCTCGGTTCCGCCGCCGGCTTCGCCGCGGTCGCCGGGGCTCAGGCCGCCGACCTTCCCTCGCGGAAGGCCGCTCCGGTCGAATACGTTCGCGTCTGCTCCGCCTACGGCGCAGGCTTCTTCTACATCCCCGGCACCGAGACCTGCCTCCGCGTCGGCGGCCGCGTTCGCGCCGAGTACACGGTCGGCACCCGCTACGGTGAAGGTCAGGACGCTTACGGCACCCGCTCGCGCGGTCGTCTGAACGTCGACGCCCGCACCGCGACCGCCTACGGCACGCTGCGCACCTTCTTCCGCTACGAGCTGACGGTTTCGTCGGGCTTCTACGCCGGCACCATCGGCGGCAACCAGGGCATCATCGCCCCCGGCCAGGCCCGCAACGGCCAGGGCGGTCCTGGCACCGCTTCCAACCTCGACCTGGCCTTCGTCCAGTTCGGCCCGATCACCGCTGGTCGCGCGCAGTCGTTCTTCGACTTCTACGCCAACGACTTCGGCTTCTCGACCCTGCGCACGGCTGACTCGCGTCTGAACCTCCTGGCCTACACCGCCACGTTCGGTTCGGGCTTCTCGGCCACCGTGTCGCTCGAAGACCGCAACACCGGCACCGGCCAGCGCGAGAACGGCGTCGTCAGCCCGCTCGGCACCGCTGCGGTTCTCGGTCAGGACTTCCCGGACGTCGTCGCTTCGCTGCGCGTCGATCAGGGTTGGGGCTCTGCCCAGCTGTCGGGTGCGATCACCCAGCGCAACATCTCGAACACCGGCCCGTTGTTCAACGCGTCGAAGGATGAGATGGGCTTCGCCATTCAGGGCGGCGTCAAGATCAACCTGCCGATGCTCGCCGCTGGCGACGTCCTGTTCCTGCAGGCTGCCTACGCTGATGGCGCTCTCGGCTATCTCGGCTGGGGTGGTCAGTTCGGTTCGGGCCGCCAGACGACTGCGGTCGCCGGCAACCAGCTCGTCATCAACGACTTCGGCGTCTCGGCGTTCGGCAACACGAAGTCGGCCACCGGCTGGTCGATCGTCGCTGCGTTCCGTCACTTCTGGACCCCGCAGCTGCGCACCGAGATCTACGGTTCGTATAGCGAGCTGAGCCTCGGCTACACCCTCGCCGCTCAGGCGGTCCCGGGCGTCGTGTCGCGTCCGCTCGATCCGAAGGAGATGATCCTCGCTGGTAACCTGATCTGGTCGCCGGTTTCGGGTCTCGATATCGGTCTCGAGGTGATCTACACCCGCACCGAGCTGAAGCAGGCCGTCCTGGCCGCCAACAACGCTGGCGCCCGTCCGGTCCTGGCTGCCGGTGGCCGCCTGGTGAAGAGCGACGACGCTGTCGCCGCGCGCTTCCGCATCCAGCGCGACTTCTGA
- a CDS encoding OmpA family protein produces MSQPGRWLWGLVPLALLWGAGNLFLDETIERDVTRRAVAAAVSVAGEAPGARPVTAQIDGRDVTISGEALSADGAARALARLRAEFGVRRALGGLSQVVPQRPYSWSATRQGDVVTLGGYVPDESTARALVAAAEKALPGAKVEDRQAFAFGAPTGFGAMAASALAELPQLATGKVALDDTRFCLEGRATGPDAYLALQAALGRLARDGFQAVPCTIEPSVVSPYRWSVERLAGDVLRLEGFYPSDAARQQVLALLRNAFPGQVSVDDRLKPGAGEPAAYLTKVGRALADLARLRQGKAELEGDAYRLSGDGPDTYDACQALRLQIAQGDGPDSVAQATIACPPEPPPPPPPPPPPIESLIPALPDLPAPIFLPSELPAPAPAPPPVEAAVPPAPMPPAPPPPPAPPPAVALAWSATIGRDGVALQGLVPDAATREALLARARGLAASGAVADRMAVEPNLRDAADYAAATGFALDLLGRLKEGTVTLAGSALSLAGQVADGRAWTELDAALRRRPLPAGLSLVGDGAATLALRPYGLAISVDRTGLSLSGHLPDVATREALRALVEASPLQGKWSDDTQIVPGAPAGFAAAAAMAVTNLLRLDLGSATIVDDLVTLRGLTCRDLIQREVETSAATGLPAGFRADASIGLRQTGCVVDPPATCQNDLDALTKNNTVLFAQGTSVVQLDAPTERVIAEAVAILAQCPTTRITIEGHANRDGERTGFNNLDLSARRALRVRDELVQRGIDPARLETQGFGSTRPLVPHGAPEARAMNRRVQFTVAK; encoded by the coding sequence ATGTCGCAGCCGGGACGTTGGCTTTGGGGGCTGGTGCCGCTGGCACTGCTCTGGGGCGCGGGGAACCTGTTTCTCGACGAGACCATCGAGCGGGACGTGACGCGCCGGGCCGTCGCCGCCGCAGTGTCCGTCGCCGGCGAGGCGCCGGGCGCGCGCCCGGTCACGGCCCAGATCGACGGGCGCGACGTCACGATCAGCGGCGAGGCCCTGTCAGCCGACGGCGCCGCACGCGCGCTGGCGCGGCTGCGGGCCGAATTCGGCGTCCGGCGTGCGCTCGGTGGGCTGTCGCAGGTCGTCCCGCAACGCCCCTACAGTTGGTCGGCCACCCGCCAGGGCGATGTGGTGACGCTGGGAGGCTATGTCCCCGACGAGTCCACGGCCCGGGCGCTCGTCGCCGCGGCCGAAAAGGCACTGCCGGGTGCGAAGGTCGAGGATCGGCAGGCCTTCGCCTTCGGCGCGCCGACCGGTTTCGGCGCGATGGCGGCTTCGGCCCTGGCCGAGCTGCCGCAACTCGCCACCGGCAAGGTGGCGCTCGACGACACCCGCTTCTGCCTCGAGGGCCGCGCGACCGGGCCCGACGCCTATCTTGCCCTGCAGGCCGCGCTCGGCCGCCTCGCGCGCGACGGGTTCCAGGCCGTGCCCTGCACCATCGAGCCGTCGGTCGTCTCGCCCTATCGCTGGAGCGTCGAGCGGCTCGCCGGCGATGTCCTGCGCCTCGAGGGTTTCTATCCGTCCGACGCGGCGCGCCAGCAGGTTCTGGCCCTGCTGCGGAATGCCTTTCCCGGCCAGGTCTCTGTCGACGACCGGCTGAAGCCGGGCGCTGGCGAGCCGGCTGCCTATCTGACCAAGGTCGGCCGCGCACTCGCGGATCTGGCGCGGCTGCGGCAGGGCAAGGCGGAACTGGAGGGGGACGCCTACCGGCTGTCGGGAGACGGCCCCGACACCTATGACGCCTGCCAGGCGCTGCGATTGCAGATTGCGCAGGGAGACGGCCCCGATTCGGTCGCCCAGGCGACGATCGCCTGCCCGCCTGAACCCCCGCCGCCCCCGCCGCCGCCTCCGCCACCGATCGAGAGCCTGATCCCGGCCCTGCCGGACCTCCCGGCACCGATCTTCCTGCCGTCCGAGCTTCCGGCTCCGGCCCCGGCGCCGCCGCCGGTCGAGGCCGCCGTCCCGCCGGCCCCGATGCCACCGGCTCCGCCTCCGCCTCCTGCCCCGCCGCCGGCCGTTGCGCTCGCCTGGTCCGCCACGATCGGGCGGGACGGTGTCGCGCTGCAGGGGCTCGTGCCCGATGCCGCGACGCGCGAAGCGCTTCTGGCGCGCGCCCGTGGCCTTGCCGCGTCGGGCGCTGTCGCCGACCGCATGGCCGTGGAACCGAACCTGCGCGACGCCGCCGACTATGCGGCGGCGACCGGTTTCGCGCTCGATCTGCTCGGCCGCCTCAAGGAGGGGACCGTGACCCTGGCCGGTTCGGCCCTGAGCCTCGCCGGGCAGGTCGCCGATGGCCGCGCCTGGACCGAGCTCGACGCGGCCCTGCGCCGGCGGCCGCTGCCGGCCGGCCTGTCCCTGGTCGGCGACGGGGCTGCGACGCTCGCCCTTCGCCCTTACGGACTGGCGATCTCGGTCGACCGGACCGGGCTTTCGCTCTCGGGGCATCTGCCGGACGTGGCGACGCGCGAGGCCTTGCGCGCACTCGTCGAGGCGTCGCCGCTCCAGGGCAAGTGGAGCGACGACACCCAGATCGTCCCCGGCGCGCCCGCGGGCTTCGCCGCGGCGGCCGCCATGGCGGTGACCAACCTGCTGCGGCTGGACCTCGGCTCGGCCACGATCGTCGACGACCTCGTCACCCTGCGCGGCCTGACCTGTCGCGATCTGATCCAGCGCGAGGTCGAGACCAGCGCCGCCACCGGCCTTCCGGCCGGTTTCCGCGCCGACGCGTCGATCGGTCTGCGCCAGACCGGCTGCGTCGTCGATCCTCCGGCGACCTGCCAGAACGATCTCGACGCGCTGACCAAGAACAACACCGTGCTCTTCGCGCAGGGCACTTCGGTCGTTCAGCTCGACGCGCCGACCGAGCGCGTCATCGCGGAGGCCGTCGCGATCCTGGCCCAGTGCCCGACGACGCGCATCACCATCGAGGGGCACGCCAACCGGGACGGCGAGCGCACGGGCTTCAACAACCTTGATCTGTCGGCGCGGCGCGCGCTGCGCGTGCGCGACGAGCTGGTCCAGCGCGGGATCGATCCGGCGCGGCTGGAGACGCAGGGTTTCGGCAGCACGCGGCCACTGGTGCCGCATGGCGCGCCCGAGGCCCGGGCGATGAACCGGCGCGTCCAGTTCACGGTCGCGAAGTAA
- a CDS encoding alpha/beta fold hydrolase produces MTATETKTGFTSLFVTARDGLRLHLRDYGPLAATALPVVCLPGFARTAADFHELAFALSQDEAKPRRVLALDYRGRGLSGFDKDWKNYDIRIELDDLMQVLVATGIEAAVFVGTSRGGLLTMAMGAARPGAIRGVVLNDIGPIIDARGLLRIRGYVGKLPLPRSFAEGAEILKRLSDQQFPLFGEAEWEMMARRTWTDRDGPLRPDYDTNLMKVLEELDLEAPLPILWPYFDGLNAVPMLAIRGANSDLLAEKTLVEMGERHPDCETFVAPGQGHAPILGSRDMVRRIGRLIARAERRAA; encoded by the coding sequence TTGACTGCAACAGAGACGAAAACCGGCTTCACCTCGCTGTTCGTCACGGCCCGCGACGGCCTGCGGCTTCATCTGCGCGACTATGGCCCGCTGGCGGCCACCGCCCTGCCGGTCGTCTGCCTGCCGGGCTTCGCGCGCACGGCCGCCGATTTCCATGAACTGGCGTTCGCGCTGTCGCAGGACGAGGCGAAGCCGCGGCGCGTGCTGGCGCTGGATTATCGCGGGCGCGGCCTCTCCGGCTTCGACAAGGACTGGAAGAACTACGACATCCGCATCGAGCTCGACGATCTGATGCAGGTGCTGGTGGCGACCGGGATCGAGGCGGCCGTCTTCGTCGGCACCTCGCGCGGCGGGCTTCTGACCATGGCGATGGGGGCGGCCCGGCCGGGCGCGATCCGGGGTGTCGTGCTCAACGACATCGGTCCGATCATCGACGCGCGCGGGCTGCTGCGCATCCGCGGCTATGTCGGCAAGCTGCCGCTGCCGCGCAGCTTCGCCGAGGGCGCCGAAATCCTGAAGCGGCTCTCCGACCAGCAATTCCCGCTCTTCGGCGAGGCGGAGTGGGAGATGATGGCGCGCCGGACCTGGACCGACCGCGACGGGCCGCTGCGGCCGGACTACGACACCAACCTGATGAAGGTGCTGGAGGAGCTCGACCTCGAGGCCCCGCTGCCGATCCTCTGGCCCTATTTCGACGGGCTCAACGCCGTGCCGATGCTGGCGATCCGCGGCGCCAACTCCGACCTGCTGGCGGAGAAGACGCTCGTCGAGATGGGCGAGCGCCACCCCGATTGCGAGACCTTCGTCGCGCCGGGCCAGGGCCATGCGCCGATTCTGGGCAGCCGGGACATGGTGCGGCGCATCGGCCGGCTGATCGCCCGGGCCGAGCGCCGGGCGGCCTGA